In Vicugna pacos chromosome 10, VicPac4, whole genome shotgun sequence, the following proteins share a genomic window:
- the LOC107034053 gene encoding calcitonin receptor-stimulating peptide 2-like, with protein MGFWKSSPFLVLSILVLYQAGTFQAAPLRLDLESDFDPATLTEEEMCLLLAAMVKDYVQMKVSELDQETEDFSITAQKRSCDTATCVTHKIAGWLSRSGSVVKRNFVPTNVGSEAFGQDSRELQF; from the exons ATGGGGTTCTGGAAGTCCTCCCCCTTCCTGGTCCTCAGCATCCTGGTCTTGTACCAGGCGGGCACGTTCCAAGCAGCACCACTCAG GTTAGACTTGGAGAGTGACTTTGATCCTGCTACACTCACCGAGGAGGAAATGTGCCTCCTACTGGCTGCCATGGTGAAGGATTACGTACAGATGAAGGTCAGTGAGCTGGACCAGGAGACAGAGGACTTCAG CATCACTGCCCAGAAGAGATCCTGCGAcactgccacctgtgtgacccacaAGATAGCAGGCTGGCTGAGCAGATCTGGGAGCGtggttaaaagaaactttgtgcccACCAATGTGGGCTCCGAAGCCTTTGGCCAGGATAGCAGGGAACTTCAGTTCTGA